CGATGCCGGCCCGATGATCGCCACCATTCGCAGCGCTTAGCGCTTCTTGTTGCCGCGGTTGGCGTACAGCAGGGCGGCCGCCAGCGCCGCCGACCCGACGCCGACGCCGATCGCGGTCATCGGCCAGTGCCGGCTGCGATCCTCGGCGGGGGGCTTGGCCTGTGCCGCGGTGCGGCGCGCCTGCGCATCCTTGGCCGCAACGACGATCTCGTTGCTCGGCAGCTCGTCTTGGTCCGACATCTCGCTCTCCGTTTTTGGTATGCTGCTTCAGCCGTGGTCGCGTTCAGCATAGCGCGCCCGAAATTCGTCAGCAAACGCGCTCAAGCCACCGCGTTCGATCGCGCTCCGAAGATCGGCCATCAGCGCCTGATAGAACCACAGATTATGCTCGGTCATCAGGATCGCGCCCAATATCTCGCCGGTGCGCACCAGATGGTGCAGATAGGCGCGGCTCCACCCCGCGCAGGTCGGACAGCCGCAGCTCGGGTCGACCGGACCCTGGTCCTCGCCAAAGCGCGCGTTGCGGATGTTGAGCGGGCCGTTGCGGGTGAAGGCCTGGCCGTTGCGCCCGCTGCGCGTCGGCAGCACGCAATCGAACATGTCGATCCCGCGCTCGACTGCGCCGACGATGTCGTCGGGCTTGCCGACCCCCATCAGATAGCGCGGCCGCGCGGCATCGAGCTGGCCCGGCGCGTAATCGAGCACCCCGAACATTGCCTCCTGTCCTTCGCCCACCGCGAGCCCCCCGACCGCATAGCCATCGAAGCCGATATCGAGCAGCGCATCGGCGCTCGCCTTGCGCAGCCCCTCATCGAGCGCCCCCTGCTGGATCCCGAACAACGCCGCACCCTCGGCATGCGCGCCGCCCGCATCGAAACCCTCGCGCGATCGCCGCGCCCAGCGCATCGACCGCTCCATCGCCGCCGCCTGCACCTCGCGCGTCGCGGTGGTGGGCACCAGCTCGTCGAACGCCATCACGATGTCGCTGCCCAGCAACCGCTGGATTTCCATCGACCGCTCGGGCGACAGCATGTGGCGCGACCCGTCGATATGCGACCGGAACGCAACGCCATCCTCGCTACGCGTCGTCAGGTCCGACAGGCTCATCACCTGATAGCCGCCGCTGTCGGTCAGGATCGGCCGGTCCCAGCCCATGAAGCGGTGCAACCCGCCCAGCCGCGCGACCCGCTCGGCACCGGGGCGAAGCATCAAATGATAGGTGTTGCCCAGCAGGATATCGGCGCCGCCTGCGCGTACATCGGCGGGCTTGACCGCCTTCACCGTCGCGGCGGTGCCGACCGGCATGAAGGCGGGGGTGCGGATATCGCCGCGGCGCATCGCGATGGTGCCGGTGCGGGCCTTGCCCCCGGTCGCGTGGATGGTGAAATCGAAACGGGGACGCATCCGCGATGCTTTGCCGTCCCGCGCGCCGAATGGAAAGGGCAAGCCGATGGCCGAACACGACTATGCCGCACGGATCGCCTGGACCGGCAATCGCGGGCAGGGGACGGCAAGCTATCGCGGCTATGCCCGGACCTGGGACGTGACGACGCCGGGCAAGCCGGTGATCCATTGCTCGAACGACCCGCTGCTCGGCGGCGATCCGGCGCTGCCCAATCCCGAAGACCTGCTGCTGGCGTCGCTCTCGGCCTGCCACATGCTCTGGTATCTGCATCTGGCGAGCCAGGCGGGGATCGTCGTCCATGGCTATGTCGACGACCCGTTGGGGGTGGGCGAGACGCTGGCCGGCGGCGAGGGGCGCTTCCTTCGCGCGACGCTGCGGCCGGCGATCGAGCTGGCGGCGGGTGCCGATCTCGCGCTCGCCGATCGGCTGCACCACGAGGTCGACCGCTATTGCTTCATCGCGCGATCGGTGAATTTCCCGGTGTCGGTCGAGGCGACCTATCACCCGCGATGAGCATGCGCGCGATGTCGTTCGGCGCGGCGAACACCAGGTCGGGCGACTGCGCCCGCAGCGCCGATTCGCTGGCATATCCCCACAACACCGCCCCTGCGCGCATCCCCGCCCGGCGCGCGGCTTCGATGTCGCGGGTTTCGTCGCCGATCGAGATCGCCTCGCTCGCGCCGACCCCGGCGCGCTTGAGCGCGCGGCGATATTTGGGCGCCTTGCCGTACAGCGACGACGCGCACTCCCACACATCGACCAGCGCTGCATTGTCGGGGCCGAGGATGCAGCGCGCGTTGAGCTCGGAGTTCGAAGTGACCACCGCCACGCGGATCCCCGCGGCCTTCAGCGCCGCAAGCAGCTCGGCGATCCCCTCGAACAGCGCGATCTCATGGGTGTGCAGCGCCAGCAGGCTGCGGACATAGCGCGCGATGAAGGGCAGCTTCCACGCCGGGATACCCAGGTGCCGGATCACCTCGCGCGTGGTCTTGTCGCGCATCCCTTCGACCTCGTCGGGGTCGACCGCGCGAAAGCGGTATTTTTCCGCCAGATGGTCGACGATTCCCAGGAACCAGCCGCCGCTGTCGGACAAGGTGCCGTCGAAATCGAAGATCACCAGCCGGATCGGCGCGCCGGCATCTGCATCGGGGACGGTCATCGCCCTGTGTGACAAACTCGTGTCAGGGGATCAACAGGCTGGCATCGCCATAGCTGTAGAAGCGGTATTCGGCCGCGATCGCATGTGCATAGGTCGCCTGCATCGCCTCGCGCCCCATCAGCGCCGATACCAGCATGAACAGCGTCGATCGCGGCAGGTGGAAATTGGTCATCAAGCCGTCGATCCCCTTGAAGCGATAGCCCGGGGTGATGAAGATCGCGGTGTCGCCCTCGAACGCCGCGATCTGGCCGGCATCCTGCGCGGCGCTTTCGATCAGCCGTAGGCTGGTGGTGCCGACCGCGATCACCCGCCCGCCGCGCGCACGCACGGCGTTCAGCCGCTCGGCGGTGGCGGCGTCGATCCGGCCCCATTCCGAATGCATCTGGTGGTCGTCGGTATCGGCGGCCTTCATCGGCAGGAAGGTGCCCGCGCCGACATGCAGCGTCAGCGTCTCGTGCCCGATCCCCGCTGCGGCGAGCGAGGCGAGCAATGCCGGGGTGAAGTGCAGCGCTGCAGTGGGTGCCGCGACCGCGCCGGGTTCGGCGGCGAACATCGTCTGATAGTCGTCGGCATCGCGCGCATCGGTGCCGCGCCGCGCCGCGATATAGGGTGGCAGCGGCATCCGGCCCGCACGCTCGAGCAGCAGCTCAACCGGTTCGTCGCCCGCGAAATCGAGCGCGAAGCTGCCATCGTCACCGCGGTCGCCTGCGGTTGCGGTGACGCCATGGCCGAAATCGACGGTGTCGCCGTCGCGCAGCCGCTTGGCGTTGCGGATGAAGGCGCGCCAGCGGCGCGGCCCCTCGCGCTTGTGCAAGGTCGCGCCGATGCTCGCCTCGCCGCGCTTGCCCTCGAGCTGCGCGGGAATGACGCGGGTGTCGTTGAACACCAGGCAATCGCCGGCGCGCAATTGGCCGGGCAGGTCGGTGACGACCGCGTCGGTGGTCGCACCACCCTTCACCACCAGCATCCGCGCCGAATCGCGCGGCGCGGCGGGGCGCAGCGCGATCCGCTCGGGCGGCAGTTCGAAATCGAACAGGTCGACGTTCATTGCTTCAATGCAGTCCTTGCACCCGTTCGCCCTGAGCCTGTCGAAGGGCGCCCCGCCCTAACCCGGGCGCGGTGCTCGCCGATCGTTCGGGCCGGACGTCGATAAGCTCCGTCCGAACGGTAGTTGGCTGGTCGCAATATCTCAGTTGCTCGGGGCAGTCCCGGGCAGCACGACTTCCTTCTCGCCAGCGGGCAGCGCGGGGGCGGTCGCCGCTTGCGGGGTGAAGGGCGGGGGATTGTCGGCGGCGATATAGGCGCGGAGGATGCGTGCGGGGTTCGCGGGCGGCTCGCCGCGCGGGATCGCATCGACATGCTCCATCCCCGAAAGGACGCGGCCGAACACGGTATAGTCCTTGTCGAGCGACAGCCGCGGCGAGAAGACGATGAAGAACTGGCTGTTCGCGCTGTTCTCCGCCGCGGTGCGCACTTCGGCGGTGGCGCCGGGCGCCGAACCCTGGCGCGCTGCCGATACCGCGCCGCGGACGTGCGGCAGATAGTTGAACTCGGCCTCGACATCGGGAAGCGGCGATCCGCCGGTGCCGTCGCCCTTGGGATCGCCGGTCTGCGCCATGAAGCCATCGATCACGCGGTGGAACAGCAGCCCGTCGTAGAATTTCTGGCGGGTGAGGCCCTTGATCCGCTCGACCATCTTGGGCGCGACATCGGGACGCAGCCAGATCGTGACGCGGCCGCCGGTCGACAGGTCGAGCAGCCAGAGATTCTCGGCATCGGTGGTCGCCGGCGGCGTCGCGCGCCCGGTGGCGTTGGATTCGACGATCTGGGCGCTGGCGGGCAGCGCCGCCCCGAGCCCGAGGACCGCAAGCATGGCAAGAACGAAACGCATGGGAAACCCCGTCAACCTGATGTGGTGGTGGCCCTAGAACAAAAGCCCGGTGGCGAAAAGAGCGCCCCGCTTGGCGGCGGGGCGGGGGGCGTCAGCTGCCCTTGCGGCCGATCACCTCGACGCGCGCGGCGACATCGGCGCGCACCGGACCCGAGACGAACTTGCCGATGTCGCCGCCATACATCGCGATTTCCTTCACCAGGCGGCTGGCGATCGGCTGGAGCGAGACATCGGCCATCAGGAAGACCGTCTCGATCCGGTCGTTCAGCTGCTGGTTCATCCCCGCCATCTGATATTCATATTCGAAATCGGCGACCGCGCGCAGCCCGCGCACGATCATGTCGGCGCCCTCGCGCTCGGCAAAGTCCATCAACAGCGAATCGAACGCGACGACGTGGACCTCGGTCTCCATCCCCTCGACCTCGCGGCGGACCATCGCCAGCCGCTCCTCGATCGTGAACATCGGCGATTTCGACGGGTTGGTCGTCACGCCGATCACCAGCCGGTCGACGATCCGGGCGGCGCGGCCGATGATGTCCATGTGGCCGAGCGTCACCGGATCGAAGGTGCCGGGATAGACGGCGGTGCGAATCGTCATGAAGTCCCTTCGTCGGTCACCGATCGCGTTCCAGCGTGAAGCGCGCGATGTCGCGCAGCAGGTCGGCTTCGTTGCCATAGGCGTGGAGATGGTCGATCGCCTGTTCGACCAGGATGCGTGCCTGTTCGCGCGCGCGCTCGACCCCGAGCAGCGAGACGAAGGTATCCTTGCCCGCCGACCCGTCCTTGCGCAGCGCCTTGCCGACCGCTTCTTCGTCGCCCTCGACATCGAGCAGGTCGTCGGCGATCTGGAAGGCGAGCCCTACGTCGCGTGCATAGCCGCGAAGCCCGGTCCGCCCCTCGATCGGCAGCCGGCCCAGGATCGCGCCCGCCTCGACCGAGCAGGCGATCAGCGCGCCGGTCTTCATCGCCTGCAACCGGGTGACGGTAGGCAGGTCGAAGCTGGTCTTCTCGGCCTCGAGGTCCATCATCTGCCCGCCGCCCATCCCTGCGGGGCCGGCGGCGTTCGCGATGCACTGGACCAATTCGACGCGGACGAACGGATCGCCATGCGTGCGCTCGTCGGCGAGCAGCTCGAACGCCAGCGCGTGGAGGCAATCGCCCGCCAGGATCGCGGTCGCCTCGTCGAACGCCTTGTGCACCGTCGGCTTGCCGCGGCGCATGTCGTCGTCGTCCATCGCGGGCAGATCGTCATGCACCAGGCTGTAGACGTGGATGCATTCGATCGCGGTCGCGACGCGCGCGATGCATTCGCGATCGACGCCGAACAATTTGGCGGTGGCGAACACCAGCAGGGGGCGCAGCCTTTTGCCGCCGCCGATCGCGGCGTGGCGCATCGCCTGGTACAGCCCCGCACGCGGATCGGCGGGGATCGGCAGCAGCTGGTCGAACTGGCGATCGATCTCGGCGGCAATGTCGCGCATCGCGTTCTGCAATGGGATCGAGGCGTGGCGCATCCCGCTCAACGTCAGGCGCCCGCGAACGCGGTGGTGCCCACCGGCTGGCCGCTGCCATCGAGCCGGATCGCCTCGATCCGTGCCTGCGCCGAATCGAGCCGCGCGGCGCACTGCTTCTTCAGCCGGTCGCCGCGCTCGTACAGGTCGATCGCCTCCTGCAGCGACGCGTCGCCGCTTTCGAGGCGGCTCACGATCCGCTCGAGTTCCTTCAATGCTTCCTCGAACGAAAGCTCGGCGATGCCGGGTTCCTCTGCCATGTGCGATGCTATGCGGCAGGTTCGGGTCGGCTTGCAACCGGGTTGCGCGCAAGTGCGGTCGCAAGCCCGATATTCCAGCGCTTGGGCGTGCCGTTCAAGCCTCCGCCGCGAGCTCAGCGACCAGATCCTTGCGGCTGAGCTTGCCGATCATCGTCTTGGGGAGCGCCTCGCGCACCACCACCGCGTCGAGCCGCTCGTGCTTGCCGAGCTGCGGGTTGATCCACGCCGCGATCGCCGCGCCGGTAACGCCACTGTCCTCGACCAATGTGACATAGGCGCGCGGCACTTCGCCGCGGTAGGTGTCGGGCATGCCGATCACCAGCGCCTCGCGCACCGCGGGGTGGTGGTACAGGATCGCTTCGATCTGGCTGGGGAACACCTTGAAACCGCCGACCGCGATCATGTCCTTCAGCCGGTCGACGATGCGGATATAGCCGTCTTCGTCGATCGTCCCCACATCGCCGGTGCGCAGCCAGCGACTGCCATCGGCGGCGTGGCAGAACGCCTCGCCATCGGCATCGGGCCTGTTCCAATAGCCGAGCATGATCTGCGGCCCCGCAACGACGATCTCGCCCGGCTCGCCATCGGGGGCGGGGCGCGAGGGATCGGCCTTGTCGACCAGCCGCACCCGCGTCGCGGGCAACGGCAGGCCGATCGTCCCCGACTTGTTCAGCCCCTCATAGGGATTGGTCGACACCACGCCCGAGCTTTCCGACAGGCCATAGCCCTCGACCAGCTTCGCCCCCGACACTTCCTCGAACCGCGCCTTGAGCTCGGCGGGCAGCGGCGCGCCGCCCGAAATGCAGATCCGCAGCGAGCTGAGGTCGGTCTTGGTAAGGCTCGGATGCTCGAGCAGCGCGCGATACATCGTCGGCACGCCGGGCAGCGCGGTCGCGCCGGTGCGCGCGATCGCCGCCAGCGCCGCCCCTGCCTCGAAGCGGGGCAGCAGCACCATCTCGCCCCCCGCCACCACGGTGCGGTTGAGCACACAGGTGTTGGCGAACACATGGAACATCGGCAGCGCGCCCAGGATGCGATCGACCCCGATCCCGCGCTGCGGATCGACCTCGGCCACCTGCCGCGCATTGGCCGACAGATTCTGGTGGCTCAGCATCGCGCCCTTGGGGCTGCCGGTGGTGCCGCCGGTATATTGGATCAGCGCCAGATCGGTCATCGGGTCGAGCGGCGGCGTCTCGCACGCGCCCGGGTTGGCGATCAGCGCCGAGAAAGCGGTGATCCGCGAATCGTCGGGGCGCGGCGCGATCTCCTTGCGCTTGAGCATGCGGTAGAAGACCGACTTCGCGGCGGGCAACGCGCCAGCGACCGACCCCACCACCAGCCGCTCGAGCGAACTCTGGTCGAGCACCTTCACCGCGGTCGGCAACAATGCGCTCGCCGAGATCGTGAACAGCAGCCGCGTCCCCGAATCCTCGACCTGATGCGCGAGCTCGTCGGCGGTATAGAGCGGCGAAAAATTCACCACCGTCGCGCCGAGCTTGAGGATGCCGTAATAGGCCGCGACGTAATGCGGGACGTTGGGCAGGTACAAGCCGATCCGGTCGCCCTTGCCATAGCCCAGCGCCGCCAGCCCGCACGCGACGCGGCTCGCGCCGTCGAGCGTCTCGGCATAGCT
The genomic region above belongs to Sphingomonas qomolangmaensis and contains:
- the tgt gene encoding tRNA guanosine(34) transglycosylase Tgt; this translates as MRPRFDFTIHATGGKARTGTIAMRRGDIRTPAFMPVGTAATVKAVKPADVRAGGADILLGNTYHLMLRPGAERVARLGGLHRFMGWDRPILTDSGGYQVMSLSDLTTRSEDGVAFRSHIDGSRHMLSPERSMEIQRLLGSDIVMAFDELVPTTATREVQAAAMERSMRWARRSREGFDAGGAHAEGAALFGIQQGALDEGLRKASADALLDIGFDGYAVGGLAVGEGQEAMFGVLDYAPGQLDAARPRYLMGVGKPDDIVGAVERGIDMFDCVLPTRSGRNGQAFTRNGPLNIRNARFGEDQGPVDPSCGCPTCAGWSRAYLHHLVRTGEILGAILMTEHNLWFYQALMADLRSAIERGGLSAFADEFRARYAERDHG
- a CDS encoding OsmC family protein, encoding MAEHDYAARIAWTGNRGQGTASYRGYARTWDVTTPGKPVIHCSNDPLLGGDPALPNPEDLLLASLSACHMLWYLHLASQAGIVVHGYVDDPLGVGETLAGGEGRFLRATLRPAIELAAGADLALADRLHHEVDRYCFIARSVNFPVSVEATYHPR
- a CDS encoding HAD hydrolase-like protein, translating into MTVPDADAGAPIRLVIFDFDGTLSDSGGWFLGIVDHLAEKYRFRAVDPDEVEGMRDKTTREVIRHLGIPAWKLPFIARYVRSLLALHTHEIALFEGIAELLAALKAAGIRVAVVTSNSELNARCILGPDNAALVDVWECASSLYGKAPKYRRALKRAGVGASEAISIGDETRDIEAARRAGMRAGAVLWGYASESALRAQSPDLVFAAPNDIARMLIAGDRSPRPTPGNSPIAR
- the queA gene encoding tRNA preQ1(34) S-adenosylmethionine ribosyltransferase-isomerase QueA — translated: MNVDLFDFELPPERIALRPAAPRDSARMLVVKGGATTDAVVTDLPGQLRAGDCLVFNDTRVIPAQLEGKRGEASIGATLHKREGPRRWRAFIRNAKRLRDGDTVDFGHGVTATAGDRGDDGSFALDFAGDEPVELLLERAGRMPLPPYIAARRGTDARDADDYQTMFAAEPGAVAAPTAALHFTPALLASLAAAGIGHETLTLHVGAGTFLPMKAADTDDHQMHSEWGRIDAATAERLNAVRARGGRVIAVGTTSLRLIESAAQDAGQIAAFEGDTAIFITPGYRFKGIDGLMTNFHLPRSTLFMLVSALMGREAMQATYAHAIAAEYRFYSYGDASLLIP
- a CDS encoding peptidylprolyl isomerase — translated: MRFVLAMLAVLGLGAALPASAQIVESNATGRATPPATTDAENLWLLDLSTGGRVTIWLRPDVAPKMVERIKGLTRQKFYDGLLFHRVIDGFMAQTGDPKGDGTGGSPLPDVEAEFNYLPHVRGAVSAARQGSAPGATAEVRTAAENSANSQFFIVFSPRLSLDKDYTVFGRVLSGMEHVDAIPRGEPPANPARILRAYIAADNPPPFTPQAATAPALPAGEKEVVLPGTAPSN
- the coaD gene encoding pantetheine-phosphate adenylyltransferase, producing the protein MTIRTAVYPGTFDPVTLGHMDIIGRAARIVDRLVIGVTTNPSKSPMFTIEERLAMVRREVEGMETEVHVVAFDSLLMDFAEREGADMIVRGLRAVADFEYEYQMAGMNQQLNDRIETVFLMADVSLQPIASRLVKEIAMYGGDIGKFVSGPVRADVAARVEVIGRKGS
- a CDS encoding polyprenyl synthetase family protein, which produces MRHASIPLQNAMRDIAAEIDRQFDQLLPIPADPRAGLYQAMRHAAIGGGKRLRPLLVFATAKLFGVDRECIARVATAIECIHVYSLVHDDLPAMDDDDMRRGKPTVHKAFDEATAILAGDCLHALAFELLADERTHGDPFVRVELVQCIANAAGPAGMGGGQMMDLEAEKTSFDLPTVTRLQAMKTGALIACSVEAGAILGRLPIEGRTGLRGYARDVGLAFQIADDLLDVEGDEEAVGKALRKDGSAGKDTFVSLLGVERAREQARILVEQAIDHLHAYGNEADLLRDIARFTLERDR
- a CDS encoding exodeoxyribonuclease VII small subunit is translated as MAEEPGIAELSFEEALKELERIVSRLESGDASLQEAIDLYERGDRLKKQCAARLDSAQARIEAIRLDGSGQPVGTTAFAGA
- a CDS encoding long-chain-fatty-acid--CoA ligase; its protein translation is MNDPETAWRTAYHHPGAWDRAFPPQTMIALFEQSARERGDAPLIEFLGRRYSYAETLDGASRVACGLAALGYGKGDRIGLYLPNVPHYVAAYYGILKLGATVVNFSPLYTADELAHQVEDSGTRLLFTISASALLPTAVKVLDQSSLERLVVGSVAGALPAAKSVFYRMLKRKEIAPRPDDSRITAFSALIANPGACETPPLDPMTDLALIQYTGGTTGSPKGAMLSHQNLSANARQVAEVDPQRGIGVDRILGALPMFHVFANTCVLNRTVVAGGEMVLLPRFEAGAALAAIARTGATALPGVPTMYRALLEHPSLTKTDLSSLRICISGGAPLPAELKARFEEVSGAKLVEGYGLSESSGVVSTNPYEGLNKSGTIGLPLPATRVRLVDKADPSRPAPDGEPGEIVVAGPQIMLGYWNRPDADGEAFCHAADGSRWLRTGDVGTIDEDGYIRIVDRLKDMIAVGGFKVFPSQIEAILYHHPAVREALVIGMPDTYRGEVPRAYVTLVEDSGVTGAAIAAWINPQLGKHERLDAVVVREALPKTMIGKLSRKDLVAELAAEA